The following are encoded together in the Malaya genurostris strain Urasoe2022 chromosome 3, Malgen_1.1, whole genome shotgun sequence genome:
- the LOC131436223 gene encoding uncharacterized protein LOC131436223: MSEGGGLSPSNGKPLINMDVIEDQNYLPSSDNPPRTRVWPIGSAGPYVVYFRSKKDEPLNLMQISRELAKHYPDVIQITKVRAKKLKVVVKTIEQANKIARHDAFTRSYRVYIPAREVEIDGVVTEASLNCEDLLKHGVGCFRDPTLQKVKILDCKQLNSIKIAEDNTKTYSPSGSFRVTFAGSVLPNFILLDRVRLPVRLFVPRVMNCTNCKQLGHTATYCGNKQRCIKCGGDHVDDSCGEKAEKCLYCGENPHELSSCPTYKLRGEKLKRSLKERSKRTFAEMLKNAMPPVESVNLYDCLPSDEIDSDDPQEGTSFAMPSGSRKRKPTSSPKLPCKGPRVSSVGINKVTTRGSASQKPKQKAPGLANLRSDQEFPSLPGTTNTPSTPKIQLENQSSAGLLKFSDIVDWIFRTFNITDPLKSMIMTFMPTVRTFLKQLTATWPLLSVIVSFDG, from the coding sequence ATGAGCGAGGGTGGAGGCCTTTCCCCCTCAAATGGCAAACCCCTCATCAATATGGATGTTATAGAAGACCAAAATTATCTTCCTTCCTCTGACAATCCCCCTCGTACTCGCGTGTGGCCGATCGGTTCTGCTGGGCCTTATGTGGTATATTTCCGGTCCAAAAAAGATGAACCGCttaatttgatgcaaatatcgCGCGAactggctaaacattatccggaCGTGATTCAGATAACAAAGGttcgagcaaaaaaattgaaagtggTCGTAAAAACCATAGAGCAGGCGAATAAGATCGCTCGCCACGATGCTTTTACACGGAGCTATCGAGTCTACATACCAGCGCGAGAAGTAGAAATTGACGGCGTGGTCACGGAAGCGAGCCTGAATTGCGAAGACCTTCTGAAGCATGGGGTTGGTTGTTTCAGGGACCCTACACTTCAGAAGGTAAAAAtattggactgcaagcaattgaatTCAATAAAAATTGCAGAGGATAATACAAAAACATATTCTCCATCAGGCTCGTTTCGGGTGACTTTTGCTGGATCTGTCCTtcctaacttcatccttctggacAGAGTTCGCTTACCGGTTcgactttttgtgccgcgggtgatGAATTGCACTAACTGCAAGCAGTTGGGCCATACAGCCACCTATTGCGGCAATAAACAGAGATGCATTAAATGTGGGGGGGACCATgtggatgattcctgcggtgAAAAAGCTGAAAAGTGCCTTTACTGTGGGGAAAATCCACATGAATTGAGTTCATGCCCCACATACAAACTGCGCGGGGAAAAATTAAAACGATCTCTTAAAGAACGTTCCAAGCGCaccttcgcagagatgctgaaGAACGCCATGCCACCTGTCGAATCGGTAAACCTTTATGATTGTTTGCCTTCTGACGAGATTGACTCCGATGACCCTCAAGAGGGAACATCCTTTGCTATGCCTAGCGGTTCTAGGAAAAGAAAGCCAACCTCATCTCCTAAGCTGCCTTGTAAAGGCCCAAGGGTGTCCTCTGTGGGGATCAACAAAGTTACAACACGGGGAAGTGCTTCACAgaaaccgaagcaaaaggctcctggtctggCAAACTTAAGATCAgaccaagaatttccatcacttcctggtacAACAAACACCCCCAGTAcccccaaaattcaactagagaatcaatcaagtgctggactactgaaattctctgatattgtggactggattttcagaACCTTCAATAtcactgatcctcttaaaagtatgattatgacatttatgccaacagttagaacatttttgaagcagttgactgctacatggcccctcctttcagtgattgtatccttcgatggctaa